The following proteins are co-located in the Palaemon carinicauda isolate YSFRI2023 chromosome 3, ASM3689809v2, whole genome shotgun sequence genome:
- the LOC137637964 gene encoding uncharacterized HIT-like protein Synpcc7942_1390, whose amino-acid sequence MTLLTLGVKSLYLLRARAGVGRVGVPLWNAVNKSTVQEQIGRCYSPLLFNQNFRTFSDEVAASRSATLESKTKPTIFDKILDRSIPADIVYEDDRCLAFRDVSPQAPVHILVIPKRRIPMLSEAVDDDAQLLGHLLVAVKNVAAQEKLDNGFRVVINNGKDGAQSVYHLHLHILGGRQMSWPPG is encoded by the exons ATGACATTGCTAACTTTGGGCGTGAAATCGCTCTACTTGCTGAGGGCGCGTGCGGGCGTGGGGCGTGTGGGCGTACCCCTATGGAATGCTGTGAATAAATCTACAGTTCAAGAACAGATTGGAAGGTGTTATAGCCCACTTTTATTTAACCAG AACTTCCGTACGTTCAGCGACGAAGTCGCAGCGTCGAGATCGGCAACTTTGGAGAGTAAGACCAAGCCTACCATATTTGACAAGATTCTCGACCGTTCCATTCCTGCTGACATTGTTTACGAAGATGACCGGTGCTTAGCTTTCCGCGACGTTTCGCCGCAGGCGCCAGTCCATATTCTCGTGATTCCCAAGAGGCGAATTCCAATGCTTAGCGAAGCTGTGGACGATGATGCGCAG TTGTTGGGTCATCTGTTGGTTGCAGTCAAGAATGTGGCAGCTCAAGAGAAACTTGACAATGGATTCAGAGTTG TCATAAACAATGGAAAAGACGGGGCTCAATCAGTGTACCATCTCCATCTCCATATTCTCGGAGGCCGCCAGATGTCGTGGCCACCTGGTTAG